Proteins from one Rosa chinensis cultivar Old Blush chromosome 7, RchiOBHm-V2, whole genome shotgun sequence genomic window:
- the LOC112178889 gene encoding putative transferase At4g12130, mitochondrial isoform X1 → MQRLKLPLRFPKSISYGYRAFHDKTQLENVGPLASILKSRAVVQFRGPDTVKFLQGLLTNDVRRFGKPLSEKTSTLVTPNLSSESIPPMYAALLTPQGRFLYDFVLYGLPRPDAKLNWAGSGPGADPDEPLEVFADVDASVLDELLSTLKKYRLRAKVDIENVADELHCWQRYGGKLSKKDSSVEEPEAASVGWGAGVDRLGMSTSRGEPCGWQWFKDPRLDCLGFRGIFPSNTTPPLVEADKETDEQNYLLWRIENGVAEGSTEISKGEAIPLEYNLVALNAISFDKGCYVGQELVARTHHRGVIRKRLLPLKFLKDSGEEAEQKVAPGSEVIDSVSHKKIGTVTTQLGCRGLGVLRLDEAFKGSSTLTIRGQDDVKVEPIRPDWWPTEWLQEHQRQSAAA, encoded by the exons ATGCAGCGTCTGAAACTTCCACTACGGTTTCCCAAATCCATTTCCTATGGTTACAGAGCCTTCCACGATAAGACGCAGCTGGAGAATGTCGGGCCGCTTGCTTCAATCCTCAAGTCCCGGGCAGTGGTTCAATTCCGAGGTCCAGATACAGTTAAGTTCCTTCAGGGGTTGTTGACAAATGATGTAAGGAGGTTTGGTAAACCCTTGAGTGAGAAGACCTCAACATTGGTCACACCCAATTTATCCTCGGAGTCCATACCCCCTATGTATGCCGCGCTATTAACACCTCAGGGAAGATTCTTATATGATTTCGTCTTGTATGGCCTGCCTAGGCCAGATGCCAAGCTTAATTGGGCTGGGTCAGGACCTGGGGCAGACCCAGATGAGCCGTTGGAGGTCTTTGCTGATGTAGATGCTTCAGTCTTGGACGAACTCTTGAGCACCTTAAAGAA ATACCGTTTGAGGGCTAAGGTTGACATTGAGAATGTCGCAGACGAGTTACATTGCTGGCAGCGTTACGGGGGAAAGCTATCTAAGAAGGACTCCTCTGTAGAAGAACCAGAAGCTGCTAGTGTTGGCTGGGGTGCTGGTGTTGATCGCTTAGGCATGTCAACTTCACGTGGAGAGCCTTGTGGATGGCAGTGGTTTAAGGATCCGAGATTGGATTGCCTTGGTTTCAGGGGGATCTTCCCGTCTAATACAACAC CACCTTTGGTTGAAGCTGACAAAGAAACAGATGAACAAAACTACCTTCTATGGAGAATAGAAAATGGTGTTGCAGAAGGATCAACCGAGATCTCTAAAG GTGAGGCAATTCCTCTAGAATATAACCTGGTGGCTCTAAATGCAATTAGCTTTGACAAAGGGTGTTATGTGGGCCAAGAGCTTGTTGCTCGAACACACCACAGAGGGGTCATTCGCAAACGCCTGCTTCCTCTAAAATTTCTCAAGGATAGCGGAGAAG AAGCAGAGCAGAAGGTTGCCCCTGGCTCTGAAGTGATTGATAGTGTTTCTCACAAGAAAATTGGTACTGTCACAACTCAACTTGGATGTCGTGGACTTGGTGTCTTGCGTTTGGATGAAGCTTTTAAAGGATCAAGTACGTTAACCATACGAGGCCAGGACGATGTGAAGGTCGAGCCTATTAGACCCGATTGGTGGCCGACTGAATGGTTGCAAGAACATCAGCGTCAAAGTGCAGCTGCTTAA
- the LOC112178889 gene encoding putative transferase At4g12130, mitochondrial isoform X2, with protein sequence MQRLKLPLRFPKSISYGYRAFHDKTQLENVGPLASILKSRAVVQFRGPDTVKFLQGLLTNDVRRFGKPLSEKTSTLVTPNLSSESIPPMYAALLTPQGRFLYDFVLYGLPRPDAKLNWAGSGPGADPDEPLEVFADVDASVLDELLSTLKKYRLRAKVDIENVADELHCWQRYGGKLSKKDSSVEEPEAASVGWGAGVDRLGMSTSRGEPCGWQWFKDPRLDCLGFRGIFPSNTTPPLVEADKETDEQNYLLWRIENGVAEGSTEISKGEAIPLEYNLVALNAISFDKGCYVGQELVARTHHRGVIRKRLLPLKFLKDSGEEQKVAPGSEVIDSVSHKKIGTVTTQLGCRGLGVLRLDEAFKGSSTLTIRGQDDVKVEPIRPDWWPTEWLQEHQRQSAAA encoded by the exons ATGCAGCGTCTGAAACTTCCACTACGGTTTCCCAAATCCATTTCCTATGGTTACAGAGCCTTCCACGATAAGACGCAGCTGGAGAATGTCGGGCCGCTTGCTTCAATCCTCAAGTCCCGGGCAGTGGTTCAATTCCGAGGTCCAGATACAGTTAAGTTCCTTCAGGGGTTGTTGACAAATGATGTAAGGAGGTTTGGTAAACCCTTGAGTGAGAAGACCTCAACATTGGTCACACCCAATTTATCCTCGGAGTCCATACCCCCTATGTATGCCGCGCTATTAACACCTCAGGGAAGATTCTTATATGATTTCGTCTTGTATGGCCTGCCTAGGCCAGATGCCAAGCTTAATTGGGCTGGGTCAGGACCTGGGGCAGACCCAGATGAGCCGTTGGAGGTCTTTGCTGATGTAGATGCTTCAGTCTTGGACGAACTCTTGAGCACCTTAAAGAA ATACCGTTTGAGGGCTAAGGTTGACATTGAGAATGTCGCAGACGAGTTACATTGCTGGCAGCGTTACGGGGGAAAGCTATCTAAGAAGGACTCCTCTGTAGAAGAACCAGAAGCTGCTAGTGTTGGCTGGGGTGCTGGTGTTGATCGCTTAGGCATGTCAACTTCACGTGGAGAGCCTTGTGGATGGCAGTGGTTTAAGGATCCGAGATTGGATTGCCTTGGTTTCAGGGGGATCTTCCCGTCTAATACAACAC CACCTTTGGTTGAAGCTGACAAAGAAACAGATGAACAAAACTACCTTCTATGGAGAATAGAAAATGGTGTTGCAGAAGGATCAACCGAGATCTCTAAAG GTGAGGCAATTCCTCTAGAATATAACCTGGTGGCTCTAAATGCAATTAGCTTTGACAAAGGGTGTTATGTGGGCCAAGAGCTTGTTGCTCGAACACACCACAGAGGGGTCATTCGCAAACGCCTGCTTCCTCTAAAATTTCTCAAGGATAGCGGAGAAG AGCAGAAGGTTGCCCCTGGCTCTGAAGTGATTGATAGTGTTTCTCACAAGAAAATTGGTACTGTCACAACTCAACTTGGATGTCGTGGACTTGGTGTCTTGCGTTTGGATGAAGCTTTTAAAGGATCAAGTACGTTAACCATACGAGGCCAGGACGATGTGAAGGTCGAGCCTATTAGACCCGATTGGTGGCCGACTGAATGGTTGCAAGAACATCAGCGTCAAAGTGCAGCTGCTTAA
- the LOC112178887 gene encoding probable LRR receptor-like serine/threonine-protein kinase At5g10290: MGSIRFLISLFLALGVFTPPPRVCGNAELGALLQLKASLDPEGKYLSSWTEHGDPCSGTFEGVACNEKSKVANVSLQGKGLSGRLSPAVAELRCLSGLYLHYNNLAGEIPKEIGALTGLTDLYLNVNNLSGGIPQEIGKMASLQVLQLCCNQLNGSIPTQMGSLKRLSVLALQYNRIYGQIPASLGDLGLLKRLDLGFNNFSGTIPAKLASIPSLELLDIRNNSLSGVVSPAFKRLNEGFESANNPELCGVGFSTLRNCTSFDTDRVDVDGLPVGPNLNGTVGTAPPKANPESVDVNTHCNQNNCKKSTRFPQAAVIAGVIALIVTLAGGVFLALVRNRRKKQKIGNTSDPSDGQLSTDQAKEFYRRSPSPLVSLEYSNAWDPLADGQNGLGFSFSQEYLKSYWFNMEDVESATQYFSEVNLLGKSKFSSVYKGVLRDGSLVAVKSINVTSCKSEEAEFVKGLHLVFSLTHENLVKLKGFCCSRGRGECFLIYDFAPNGNLSQYLDVIDGKNQVLDWSKRVSILKGIAKGIGYLHGSEENKPAMIHQNISVEKVLLDQQFKPLISDSGLPKLLADDIVFSTLKTSAAMGYLAPEYITTGRFTEKSDVYAFGVIVLQVISGNLQLNTSMRLAAESCRYEEFVDTNLKGQFSEPEAAALGKLGLVCTHEHPDQRPTMKTVIQELSNLTAS; the protein is encoded by the exons ATGGGTTCGATTCGTTTTCTCATTTCTCTGTTTCTTGCGCTCGGGGTTTTTACCCCTCCACCGCGAGTTTGTGGAAATGCAGAGCTCGGAGCACTGCTGCAGCTGAAGGCCTCTCTTGACCCAGAAGGCAAGTACTTGAGTTCATGGACTGAACATGGTGATCCGTGTAGTGGAACATTTGAAGGTGTGGCGTGTAATGAGAAGAGCAAAGTGGCTAATGTTTCTTTGCAGGGGAAGGGTCTTTCGGGTCGGCTTTCGCCGGCGGTGGCCGAGCTCCGGTGCTTGTCCGGTCTGTACTTGCATTATAATAACTTGGCAGGGGAGATTCCGAAGGAGATTGGAGCTCTAACTGGGCTTACTGATCTGTATCTCAATGTGAATAATCTCTCTGGGGGTATACCCCAAGAGATTGGGAAAATGGCTAGTCTTCAAG TTTTACAGCTATGTTGTAACCAGCTGAATGGGAGCATACCTACACAGATGGGGTCCTTGAAGAGGTTAAGTGTTCTTGCTTTGCAGTATAACAGAATATATGGTCAGATTCCTGCAAGCTTGGGGGACTTAGGGTTGCTCAAAAGGCTTGATCTGGGCTTCAATAATTTCTCTGGTACAATTCCTGCAAAGCTAGCTAGTATACCATCTTTGGAACTCTTAGATATCCGAAATAATTCTCTTTCTGGAGTGGTCTCTCCTG CTTTCAAGAGATTAAATGAAGGATTTGAGTCTGCAAACAACCCAGAACTATGCGGAGTTGGATTTTCTACACTGAGAAATTGCACATCTTTTGACACGGACAGAGTGGATGTCGATGGACTACCAGTTGGACCAAACTTAAATGGAACAGTGGGTACTGCTCCTCCAAAAGCCAACCCTGAGTCGGTAGATGTCAACACCCATTGCAACCAAAACAATTGCAAAAAGTCGACCAGATTTCCGCAAGCTGCTGTAATTGCAGGAGTTATTGCACTCATTGTCACATTGGCTGGGGGTGTATTTCTGGCTCTTGTGCGGAACAGACGAAAGAAACAAAAGATTGGGAATACTAGTGATCCTTCTGATGGCCAGCTTAGCACTGATCAGGCCAAGGAGTTCTACAGGAGAAGTCCCTCTCCACTAGTGAGTCTTGAGTACTCTAATGCATGGGATCCCTTGGCCGATGGGCAAAATGGCCTTGGTTTCTCTTTCTCCCAGGAGTATCTCAAAAGCTATTGGTTCAACATGGAAGATGTGGAGTCTGCAACACAGTACTTCTCCGAGGTGAACTTGTTAGGGAAGAGCAAATTCTCTTCTGTCTACAAAGGAGTTCTGAGAGATGGTTCTCTTGTAGCTGTTAAGAGCATTAATGTGACCAGCTGCAAGTCTGAGGAAGCTGAATTTGTGAAGGGACTGCACTTAGTATTTTCGCTAACTCATGAAAACCTTGTCAAGTTGAAAGGTTTCTGCTGCTCTAGGGGCAGAGGTGAATGCTTCCTTATCTATGATTTTGCTCCTAATGGAAACCTCTCTCAATATCTCGATGTAATCGATGGAAAGAACCAAGTCCTTGACTGGTCCAAGAGAGTTTCTATCTTAAAGGGCATTGCAAAAG GTATTGGATACTTGCACGGCAGTGAAGAAAACAAACCGGCCATGattcatcaaaacatctctGTTGAAAAGGTTCTCCTTGATCAGCAATTTAAGCCATTGATTTCAGACTCTGGCCTTCCTAAGCTGCTAGCTGATGACATTGTCTTCTCCACTCTGAAGACAAGTGCTGCAATGGGATACCTAGCTCCTGAATATATCACCACTGGTCGTTTCACTGAGAAAAGTGATGTATATGCATTTGGAGTCATTGTCCTCCAAGTTATATCAGGCAATCTACAACTCAACACTTCAATGCGACTGGCTGCAGAATCATGCAGATATGAAGAATTTGTTGACACCAATCTAAAAGGGCAATTCTCAGAACCTGAAGCAGCTGCACTGGGAAAACTCGGACTAGTGTGCACTCATGAGCATCCTGACCAAAGGCCAACAATGAAGACAGTGATCCAGGAGCTGAGCAACCTTACAGCGAGTTAG
- the LOC112178890 gene encoding probable calcium-binding protein CML13: MGKDLSDDQVNSMKEAFTLFDTDNDGKIAPSELGILMRSLGGNPTQAQLKSIVAEEKLTAPFDFKRFLELMGKHMKPEPFDRQLRDAFKVLDKDATGFVSVSELRHILTSIGEKLEPSEFDEWIREVDVGKDGKIKYEDFIARMVAK, from the coding sequence ATGGGGAAGGATCTGAGCGACGATCAAGTCAACTCGATGAAGGAGGCCTTCACGCTCTTCGACACGGACAACGACGGCAAGATCGCCCCGTCGGAATTGGGGATCCTAATGCGGTCCCTGGGCGGCAACCCGACCCAGGCCCAACTCAAATCCATAGTCGCCGAGGAGAAGCTGACCGCCCCCTTCGACTTCAAACGCTTCCTGGAGCTGATGGGGAAGCACATGAAGCCGGAGCCCTTCGATCGCCAGCTCCGCGACGCCTTCAAGGTCCTGGACAAGGACGCCACCGGCTTCGTCTCCGTCTCGGAGCTCCGGCACATCCTCACCAGCATCGGCGAGAAATTGGAGCCGTCGGAGTTCGACGAGTGGATCCGGGAGGTCGATGTGGGCAAAGATGGCAAGATCAAATACGAGGACTTCATCGCCAGAATGGTCGCCAAGTGA
- the LOC112178888 gene encoding maspardin produces MKGVYSAPGDYIYFKSQVPLHKIPIGTKQWRYYDFGPKAVTPLICLPGTAGTADVCYKQIMALSMKGYRVISVDIPRVWNHQEWIQAFEKFLDAIDVHHIHLYGTSLGGFLAQLFAQHRPRRVRSLILSNTFLDTRDFSAAMPWAPIVSWTPSFLLKRYVLSGIHDGPHEPFIADSVDFVVSQVETLSREDLASRLTLTADAAQVGPLLLTDSFITIMDTNDYSAIPQQLKDQLSERYPEARRAQLKTGGDFPFLSRPDEVNLHLQLHLRRVGVEARPDLVPGISKGGSGGGTSSEENEKKDKDKKDPDDPSKDDQGNSESSNEESQIPPPPESSESHSLDDQLVNNAKFCPLSNEDVAVSLLSEFFKQQHTVPPEIVMRLWETFAIYLLSLCVGSLYISLNCNQKLRLVL; encoded by the exons ATGAAAGGCGTCTACTCGGCGCCCGGAGATTACATCTACTTCAAGTCCCAGGTCCCTCTTCACAAGATCCCA ATTGGCACAAAGCAGTGGCGATACTATGATTTTGGTCCGAAAGCAGTAACTCCGCTTATATGTCTTCCTGGAACAGCAGGGACAGCAGATGTCTGTTACAAGCAGATCATGGCATTGTCCATGAAG GGTTACAGGGTCATTTCTGTTGATATTCCACGTGTATGGAATCATCAAGAATGGATTCAAGCATTTGAAAAGTTCTTGGATGCTATTGATGTTCATCAT ATACATCTCTATGGTACATCCCTTGGGGGCTTTTTGGCTCAACTTTTTGCTCAGCATCGTCCAAGACGGGTTCGATCGTTGATACTATCAAATACCTTTCTGGACACACGCGACTTCTCTGCAGCAATGCCATGGGCTCCCAT TGTTAGTTGGACCCCCTCTTTTTTGCTGAAAAGATACGTCTTATCAGGAATTCATGATGGCCCCCACGAGCCATTTATTGCAGATTCAGTGGACTTTGTTGTTTCTCAG GTTGAAACACTCTCAAGGGAAGACCTGGCCTCCAGGTTGACTTTAACAGCTGATGCTGCACAAGTTGGACCTCTTTTGCTCACAGACTCATTCATCACTATAATGGAT ACAAATGACTACAGTGCGATTCCTCAACAACTCAAAGATCAACTGAGTGAAAGGTACCCTGAAGCAAGGCGTGCACAATTAAAGACGGGGGGAGATTTTCCATTTCTTTCACGCCCAGATGAAGTCAACTTACATCTTCAG CTACACCTAAGACGAGTTGGTGTGGAAGCTCGACCTGACTTGGTTCCGGGCATCTCGAAGGGAGGTAGTGGTGGTGGGACCTCCAGTGAAGAGAATGAGAAAAAAGATAAGGACAAAAAAGATCCGGATGATCCATCCAAGGATGATCAGGGAAATTCAGAAAGTTCTAATGAAGAAAGTCAGATCCCACCACCCCCAGAAAGTTCAGAATCTCATAGCTTAGACGACCAGCTTGTCAACAATGCAAAGTTTTGCCCCTTGAGTAATGAAGACGTGGCCGTTTCCTTGCTTTCTGAATTCTTTAAGCAACAACACACTGTACCTCCTGAAATAGTTATGCGATTATGGGAAACGTTTGCAAtttatttgctttctttatgtgTGGGATCGTTGTACATTAGTTTGAACTGTAATCAGAAGCTTAGACTAGTCTTGTAA
- the LOC112176042 gene encoding uncharacterized protein LOC112176042, with the protein MVIHLKFRNFSFPIQSKRSETLNPFTLFIRHCHFQSNPPFNSPYLAPPKISQTSVAIFWDLETKPPKSVTPFEAAGRLKTAASSFGLVRHMIAYANRHAFNSVPQVVGKIRKERNRVVIRDEPNICRVCGRRFYTKEKLMNHFKLHEREHMKRLSQIESARGSRRVKLVGKYSMKMEKYKNAVRDVMIPKEGNCLVSEMKRAGFWVRSLADKPQAGFVALRNDILEMMDQRRFECLVLVSDDSDFVDVVMEARRRCVKTVAVGDLGDGALKRAADSGFSWREILLGKAKKEAVAVVGKWKDRDILKRLEWKYKPDEDRRVHSLDGGVDGECEDEEIGSIVGGMNDNCLRSDDTGKWWELDSDADAIS; encoded by the coding sequence ATGGTTATACATCTCAAATTTCGCAACTTTTCCTTCCCAATTCAATCCAAAAGGtcagaaaccctaaacccttTTACGCTGTTCATTAGACATTGTCATTTTCAATCGAACCCACCTTTCAATTCTCCATATTTGGCACCACCCAAGATTTCCCAAACCAGCGTTGCAATTTTCTGGGATTTAGAAACCAAACCCCCAAAATCAGTCACGCCGTTCGAGGCCGCCGGCAGGCTCAAGACGGCGGCTTCGTCGTTTGGGCTCGTCAGGCATATGATCGCATACGCCAACCGCCACGCGTTTAATAGTGTTCCTCAAGTTGTGGGGAAGATAAGGAAAGAGAGGAATAGGGTAGTGATTAGGGATGAGCCCAACATTTGTCGGGTATGTGGGAGGAGGTTTTATACTAAAGAGAAGCTTATGAATCATTTTAAGCTGCATGAGAGGGAACACATGAAGAGGTTGAGTCAAATTGAGTCGGCGAGAGGGAGTAGGAGGGTGAAATTGGTGGGGAAGTATTCAATGAAGATGGAGAAGTATAAGAATGCTGTGAGGGATGTGATGATACCAAAGGAAGGGAATTGTTTGGTTAGTGAGATGAAGCGGGCGGGGTTTTGGGTTCGGAGTTTGGCTGATAAGCCACAGGCTGGATTTGTTGCATTGAGAAATGACATTTTGGAGATGATGGATCAGAGGAGGTTTGAGTGTTTGGTGCTTGTTTCGGATGATTCGGATTTTGTGGATGTTGTGATGGAGGCGAGGAGGAGATGTGTGAAGACGGTTGCTGTGGGGGATTTAGGTGATGGGGCTCTGAAGAGGGCTGCGGATTCAGGGTTTTCTTGGAGGGAGATTTTGTTGGGGAAGGCTAAGAAGGAGGCTGTGGCGGTTGTGGGGAAGTGGAAAGACCGTGATATATTGAAGAGATTGGAGTGGAAATACAAGCCAGATGAGGATAGGAGGGTGCATAGCTTGGATGGTGGAGTTGATGGTGAGTGTGAGGATGAGGAAATTGGAAGTATTGTTGGTGGGATGAATGACAATTGTTTGCGGAGCGATGATACCGGCAAATGGTGGGAGCTTGACTCTGATGCTGATGCCATTTCATAA
- the LOC112176040 gene encoding UDP-glucuronate 4-epimerase 3, whose product MSQLKPISHLDDIPSTPGKFKLEKSQPYIQRLRFHASLSKLTLWSSFFLVFILFYYVLSSPSPSLPSRRSLNDSWGGPDWEKRVTRSAKTSAHGLTVLVTGAAGFVGTHVSMALKRRGDGVLGIDNFNHYYDPRLKRDRQKLLERNGVFVVEGDINDASLLRKLFDVVPFTHVMHLAAQAGVRYAMQNPGSYVHSNIAGFVNLLEVCKSVNPQPAIVWASSSSVYGLNSKVPFSEKDRTDQPASLYAATKKAGEEIAHTYNHIYGLSITGLRFFTVYGPWGRPDMAYFFFTKDILKGKPITIFEAPGHGSVARDFTYIDDIVKGCVASLDTAKKSTGSGGKKKGPAQLRVFNLGNTSPVPVSNLVSILEKHLKVKAKRKVLPMPRNGDVKFTHANISLAHKELRYEPSTDLQTGLKKFVKWYLSYYQGSKKRISTW is encoded by the coding sequence ATGTCACAGCTGAAGCCAATTTCACACCTTGATGACATACCCTCGACGCCCGGCAAGTTCAAGCTCGAGAAATCCCAGCCCTACATTCAACGCCTCAGGTTCCACGCGTCGCTCTCCAAGCTCACCCTCTGGTCCTCCTTCTTCCTCGTCTTCATTCTCTTCTACTACGTCCTCTCCTCGCCCTCGCCGTCTCTCCCTTCCCGGCGCTCCCTCAACGACTCCTGGGGCGGCCCCGATTGGGAGAAACGCGTCACCCGCTCCGCCAAGACCTCGGCCCATGGGCTCACCGTCCTCGTCACCGGCGCCGCCGGCTTCGTCGGGACCCACGTCTCCATGGCCCTGAAGCGCCGCGGCGACGGCGTCTTGGGAATCGATAACTTCAACCACTACTACGACCCTCGCCTGAAGCGCGATCGCCAGAAGCTTCTGGAAAGGAACGGCGTCTTCGTCGTGGAAGGGGACATAAACGACGCGTCGTTGCTGAGGAAGCTGTTCGACGTCGTGCCGTTTACTCACGTAATGCACCTGGCGGCTCAGGCCGGGGTTCGGTACGCAATGCAGAACCCGGGGTCGTATGTTCACAGCAACATTGCTGGGTTTGTGAATCTTCTAGAAGTCTGTAAATCGGTGAATCCGCAGCCGGCGATTGTGTGGGCCTCGTCCAGTTCGGTTTATGGGCTCAATTCGAAGGTGCCCTTTTCGGAGAAGGACAGGACTGACCAGCCGGCGAGTCTTTATGCTGCTACAAAGAAGGCTGGAGAGGAGATCGCTCATACTTATAACCACATTTACGGGCTTTCGATTACCGGGTTGAGGTTTTTCACTGTTTACGGGCCGTGGGGGAGGCCTGACATGGCTTACTTCTTTTTTACTAAGGATATTTTGAAAGGGAAGCCGATTACGATCTTTGAAGCTCCTGGTCATGGCTCTGTGGCCAGAGATTTTACCTACATTGATGATATTGTGAAGGGTTGTGTGGCGTCATTGGATACAGCGAAGAAGAGTACAGGGAGTGGTGGGAAGAAGAAGGGTCCTGCGCAGTTGAGGGTGTTCAATTTGGGGAACACGTCGCCTGTGCCGGTGAGTAACCTTGTGAGCATTTTGGAGAAGCATTTGAAGGTTAAGGCGAAAAGGAAGGTGTTGCCAATGCCGAGGAATGGGGATGTGAAGTTTACGCATGCCAATATAAGCTTAGCACACAAGGAGCTCAGGTACGAGCCTAGCACAGATTTGCAGACGGGGCTGAAGAAGTTTGTGAAGTGGTACCTCAGTTATTATCAGGGGTCTAAGAAGAGGATTAGTACCTGGTGA